From a region of the Sminthopsis crassicaudata isolate SCR6 chromosome 6, ASM4859323v1, whole genome shotgun sequence genome:
- the TTC31 gene encoding tetratricopeptide repeat protein 31 isoform X4: MAPVRKSDGRLHLACPIQEQPPPWDADPRFCREFGPEDYGDEDIVAFLRRLMARDPHGRHRIRMNGNSGRLQLWHYDPSLDDFYDEEEEEGEGEGEGARGRSKSQSTLCGFQKSLLCHPSRTWSSPSPSPPPRPWSSPSPPRSAFSRGRPPSPLGPSLLQLEMPQKLLVTEEEADRMAEELVAEEERAKRRAEKKRLKKKRQKERKRQERMEQESGVGKQVIDGAAAAAGPAATGASSLTSSPQSPSQGSSNEEEELDLSSTFVSQARRKVGDRPLNTRRDKGLSPEPHSWSRQSQSPQEGSRSQSPQPEALPGLQAAALRQSQELAELGTAAAWRGLYQEAVLLFTKAIKLNPRDYRLFGNRSFCHERLGQPGWALGDARVALNLRPQWPRGLFQLGKALVGLQRFKEAADVFRETLAMDKSQPDAVHELQQCLLQLSLQEHQGGIHGTALKPRTPQQLPHSEAGAQGLIPLSHSAAVSPRIQGLLPPPRFPSALWPITQTQSGGFWSSQLQDFAKARGILGQPPRLPPSRS, from the exons GACATAGTAGCTTTCCTTCGGAGGCTCATGGCACGTGACCCCCATGGCCGACACCGAATCCGAATGAATGGAAACAGTGGTAGACTGCAGCTGTGGCATTATG ACCCCAGCCTGGATGATTTctatgatgaggaggaggaagaaggggagggggaaggggaaggggccAGGGGTAGGAGTAAGAGTCAGAGTACCCTTTGTGGTTTCCAAAAGTCCCTTTTATGCCACCCCTCCAGAACTTGGTCCagtcccagccccagccccccaCCCCGGCCTTGGTCAAGCCCCAGCCCCCCACGATCAGCCTTTTCCCGTGGCCGTCCTCCCAGTCCTCTTGGCCCATCCCTGCTCCAACTGGAAATGCCCCAGAAGCTGCTGGTGACTGAGGAG GAAGCTGACCGCATGGCTGAGGAGCTTGTGGCTGAGGAGGAGCGAGCAAAGCGACGAGCAGAAAAGAAACGATTAAAGAAGAAG CGACAGAAGGAGCGGAAACGTCAGGAGCGAATGGAGCAGGAGAGTGGGGTGGGCAAG CAGGTGATAGATGGGGCTGCAGCAGCAGCAGGCCCAGCAGCAACAGGGGCAAGCAGCCTTACCTCCAGCCCCCAAAGCCCTAGTCAGGGTAGCAGCAATGAGGAA gaagaattggatttgtcAAGCACCTTTGTGTCCCAAGCCAGGCGCAAGGTCGGCGACAGGCCTCTAAATACCCGAAGAGATAAAGGGTTGAGCCCTGAGCCCCACAGCTGGAGTCGCCAAAGCCAGAGCCCACAGGAAGGGAGCAGGAGTCAGAGTCCTCAGCCAGAG GCACTCCCTGGATTACAGGCAGCTGCCTTAAGGCAGAGCCAAGAGTTAGCAG AGCTGGGTACAGCTGCAGCCTGGAGGGGCTTGTATCAGGAAGCTGTGCTCCTCTTCACGAAGGCTATAAAGCTCAACCCTCGGGATTACAG ACTCTTTGGGAATCGGTCGTTCTGCCATGAGCGGCTGGGCCAGCCTGGCTGGGCCCTGGGGGATGCAAGAGTTGCCCTCAACCTGCGACCACAATGGCCCCGGGGCCTGTTCCAGTTGGGCAAAGCTCTGGTGGGACTGCAG AGGTTCAAGGAAGCAGCTGATGTGTTCCGAGAGACGTTGGCCATGGATAAGTCCCAACCAGACGCTGTCCATGAACTCCAGCAGTGCCTCCTTCAGCTCAGTCTG CAGGAACATCAAGGGGGAATCCATGGTACAGCTTTGAAACCCAGGACCCCACAGCAGCTACCGCACTCAGAGGCTGGGGCCCAGGGGTTAATCCCTCTAAGTCATTCTGCCGCAGTATCCCCTCGGATCCAAGGCCTCCTGCCTCCTCCACGGTTCCCCTCTGCTCTCTGGCCTATCACCCAGACTCAGAGTGGTGGCTTCTGGTCCTCCCAGCTTCAGGATTTCGCCAAGGCAAGGGGCATTCTAGGACAGCCCCCACGCTTGCCTCCATCCAG ATCCTAG
- the PCGF1 gene encoding polycomb group RING finger protein 1 isoform X1: MLPARRPRRPSTDPARLGRTPGRSFWKRRRGCLPPRPRRPPEDASTAASAGSGLGWPGSGLAGRAGLQRAPSAAMTPSGAGLGAGRTQVSTRERGAGSGEAGLWAGRPIRKGPGPPLPGDRPRPAGGTGSGWPGSAFKMASPQGGPMAIAMRLRNQLQSVYKMDPLRNEEEVRVKIKDLNEHIVCCLCAGYFVDATTITECLHTFCKSCIVKYLQTSKYCPMCNIKIHETQPLLNLKLDRVMQDIVYKLVPGLQDSEEKRIREFYQSRGLDRVTQPVGEEPAPGTFGLPFNSFDHSKAHYYRYDEQLSLCLEKLSSGKDKSKSILQHKFVRCSVRAEVRHLRRVLCRRLMLNPQHVQLLFDNEVLPDHMTMKQIWLSRWFGKPAPLLLHYSVKEKRR; encoded by the exons ATGCTCCCCGCGAGACGCCCCCGTCGCCCCTCGACAGACCCGGCTCGGCTGGGGAGGACCCCCGGGAGAAGCTTTTGGAAGAGGAGACGGGGGTGCCTTCCTCCTCGGCCGCGGCGGCCTCCGGAAGACGCAAGCACCGCGGCCTCCGCTGGCTCTGGTTTGGGGTGGCCGGGCTCCGGCCTCGCGGGGAGAGCGGGGCTGCAAAGAGCCCCCTCGGCAGCTATGACGCCGAGTGGGGCGGGGCTAGGGGCGGGACGAACTCAGGTGAGCACACGGGAGAGAGGGGCGGGGAGCGGTGAGGCGGGGCTCTGGGCGGGGAGGCCAATCAGAAAAGGACCAGGCCCCCCGTTGCCTGGAGACAGGCCCCGCCCAGCAGGCGGCACCGGAAGTGGCTGGCCGGGCTCAGCCTTTAAGATGGCGTCTCCTCAGGGGGGCCCGATGGCGATCGCGATGCGGCTGCGGAACCAGCTTCAATCTGTGTACAAGATGGACCCGCTGCGGAACGAG GAGGAAGTCCGAGTGAAGATCAAGGACCTGAACGAGCACATCGTCTGCTGTCTGTGCGCCGGCTACTTTGTGGATGCCACGACCATCACGGAATGTCTGCACACCT TCTGTAAGAGTTGCATAGTGAAGTACCTGCAGACCAGCAAATACTGCCCCATGTGCAACATAAAGATTCACGAGACCCAGCCCCTGCTCAACCTCAAACTGGATCGGGTCATGCAGGACATCGTGTACAAGCTGGTCCCCGGCCTGCAGGACA GTGAAGAAAAAAGGATACGAGAATTCTATCAGTCTCGAGGCCTGGACCGAGTCACCCAACCCGTCGGGGAAG AACCAGCCCCGGGTACCTTTGGCCTCCCCTTCAACAGCTTTGACCATTCAAAAGCACACTATTACCGTTACGATGAGCAGCTCAGCCTATGCTTAGAAAAACTAAG CTCTggcaaagacaaaagtaaaagcaTTTTACAG CACAAGTTCGTTCGTTGTTCTGTCCGAGCCGAGGTTCGGCATCTCAGAAGGGTCCTATGTAGACGACTAATGCTGAACCCCCAACAT GTACAGCTCCTATTTGACAATGAAGTTCTCCCAGATCACATGACCATGAAACAGATTTGGCTGTCTCGATGGTTTGGCAAG CCTGCACCCCTGCTCCTGCATTACAgtgtgaaagaaaaaaggaggtag
- the TTC31 gene encoding tetratricopeptide repeat protein 31 isoform X3, producing MAPVRKSDGRLHLACPIQEQPPPWDADPRFCREFGPEDYGDEDIVAFLRRLMARDPHGRHRIRMNGNSGRLQLWHYDPSLDDFYDEEEEEGEGEGEGARGRSKSQSTLCGFQKSLLCHPSRTWSSPSPSPPPRPWSSPSPPRSAFSRGRPPSPLGPSLLQLEMPQKLLVTEEEADRMAEELVAEEERAKRRAEKKRLKKKRQKERKRQERMEQESGVGKQVIDGAAAAAGPAATGASSLTSSPQSPSQGSSNEEEELDLSSTFVSQARRKVGDRPLNTRRDKGLSPEPHSWSRQSQSPQEGSRSQSPQPEALPGLQAAALRQSQELAELGTAAAWRGLYQEAVLLFTKAIKLNPRDYRLFGNRSFCHERLGQPGWALGDARVALNLRPQWPRGLFQLGKALVGLQRFKEAADVFRETLAMDKSQPDAVHELQQCLLQLSLEHQGGIHGTALKPRTPQQLPHSEAGAQGLIPLSHSAAVSPRIQGLLPPPRFPSALWPITQTQSGGFWSSQLQDFAKARGILGQPPRLPPSRFGPRPFVLPVPVPVSLPSVQHLQLPKTWSL from the exons GACATAGTAGCTTTCCTTCGGAGGCTCATGGCACGTGACCCCCATGGCCGACACCGAATCCGAATGAATGGAAACAGTGGTAGACTGCAGCTGTGGCATTATG ACCCCAGCCTGGATGATTTctatgatgaggaggaggaagaaggggagggggaaggggaaggggccAGGGGTAGGAGTAAGAGTCAGAGTACCCTTTGTGGTTTCCAAAAGTCCCTTTTATGCCACCCCTCCAGAACTTGGTCCagtcccagccccagccccccaCCCCGGCCTTGGTCAAGCCCCAGCCCCCCACGATCAGCCTTTTCCCGTGGCCGTCCTCCCAGTCCTCTTGGCCCATCCCTGCTCCAACTGGAAATGCCCCAGAAGCTGCTGGTGACTGAGGAG GAAGCTGACCGCATGGCTGAGGAGCTTGTGGCTGAGGAGGAGCGAGCAAAGCGACGAGCAGAAAAGAAACGATTAAAGAAGAAG CGACAGAAGGAGCGGAAACGTCAGGAGCGAATGGAGCAGGAGAGTGGGGTGGGCAAG CAGGTGATAGATGGGGCTGCAGCAGCAGCAGGCCCAGCAGCAACAGGGGCAAGCAGCCTTACCTCCAGCCCCCAAAGCCCTAGTCAGGGTAGCAGCAATGAGGAA gaagaattggatttgtcAAGCACCTTTGTGTCCCAAGCCAGGCGCAAGGTCGGCGACAGGCCTCTAAATACCCGAAGAGATAAAGGGTTGAGCCCTGAGCCCCACAGCTGGAGTCGCCAAAGCCAGAGCCCACAGGAAGGGAGCAGGAGTCAGAGTCCTCAGCCAGAG GCACTCCCTGGATTACAGGCAGCTGCCTTAAGGCAGAGCCAAGAGTTAGCAG AGCTGGGTACAGCTGCAGCCTGGAGGGGCTTGTATCAGGAAGCTGTGCTCCTCTTCACGAAGGCTATAAAGCTCAACCCTCGGGATTACAG ACTCTTTGGGAATCGGTCGTTCTGCCATGAGCGGCTGGGCCAGCCTGGCTGGGCCCTGGGGGATGCAAGAGTTGCCCTCAACCTGCGACCACAATGGCCCCGGGGCCTGTTCCAGTTGGGCAAAGCTCTGGTGGGACTGCAG AGGTTCAAGGAAGCAGCTGATGTGTTCCGAGAGACGTTGGCCATGGATAAGTCCCAACCAGACGCTGTCCATGAACTCCAGCAGTGCCTCCTTCAGCTCAGTCTG GAACATCAAGGGGGAATCCATGGTACAGCTTTGAAACCCAGGACCCCACAGCAGCTACCGCACTCAGAGGCTGGGGCCCAGGGGTTAATCCCTCTAAGTCATTCTGCCGCAGTATCCCCTCGGATCCAAGGCCTCCTGCCTCCTCCACGGTTCCCCTCTGCTCTCTGGCCTATCACCCAGACTCAGAGTGGTGGCTTCTGGTCCTCCCAGCTTCAGGATTTCGCCAAGGCAAGGGGCATTCTAGGACAGCCCCCACGCTTGCCTCCATCCAG ATTTGGTCCCCGACCGTTTGTCCTGCCGGTCCCAGTTCCAGTTTCATTACCTTCAGTTCAGCACCTTCAGTTGCCAAAAACCTG GAGCCTCTAG
- the TTC31 gene encoding tetratricopeptide repeat protein 31 isoform X1: MAPVRKSDGRLHLACPIQEQPPPWDADPRFCREFGPEDYGDEDIVAFLRRLMARDPHGRHRIRMNGNSGRLQLWHYDPSLDDFYDEEEEEGEGEGEGARGRSKSQSTLCGFQKSLLCHPSRTWSSPSPSPPPRPWSSPSPPRSAFSRGRPPSPLGPSLLQLEMPQKLLVTEEEADRMAEELVAEEERAKRRAEKKRLKKKRQKERKRQERMEQESGVGKQVIDGAAAAAGPAATGASSLTSSPQSPSQGSSNEEEELDLSSTFVSQARRKVGDRPLNTRRDKGLSPEPHSWSRQSQSPQEGSRSQSPQPEALPGLQAAALRQSQELAELGTAAAWRGLYQEAVLLFTKAIKLNPRDYRLFGNRSFCHERLGQPGWALGDARVALNLRPQWPRGLFQLGKALVGLQRFKEAADVFRETLAMDKSQPDAVHELQQCLLQLSLQEHQGGIHGTALKPRTPQQLPHSEAGAQGLIPLSHSAAVSPRIQGLLPPPRFPSALWPITQTQSGGFWSSQLQDFAKARGILGQPPRLPPSRFGPRPFVLPVPVPVSLPSVQHLQLPKTWSL; the protein is encoded by the exons GACATAGTAGCTTTCCTTCGGAGGCTCATGGCACGTGACCCCCATGGCCGACACCGAATCCGAATGAATGGAAACAGTGGTAGACTGCAGCTGTGGCATTATG ACCCCAGCCTGGATGATTTctatgatgaggaggaggaagaaggggagggggaaggggaaggggccAGGGGTAGGAGTAAGAGTCAGAGTACCCTTTGTGGTTTCCAAAAGTCCCTTTTATGCCACCCCTCCAGAACTTGGTCCagtcccagccccagccccccaCCCCGGCCTTGGTCAAGCCCCAGCCCCCCACGATCAGCCTTTTCCCGTGGCCGTCCTCCCAGTCCTCTTGGCCCATCCCTGCTCCAACTGGAAATGCCCCAGAAGCTGCTGGTGACTGAGGAG GAAGCTGACCGCATGGCTGAGGAGCTTGTGGCTGAGGAGGAGCGAGCAAAGCGACGAGCAGAAAAGAAACGATTAAAGAAGAAG CGACAGAAGGAGCGGAAACGTCAGGAGCGAATGGAGCAGGAGAGTGGGGTGGGCAAG CAGGTGATAGATGGGGCTGCAGCAGCAGCAGGCCCAGCAGCAACAGGGGCAAGCAGCCTTACCTCCAGCCCCCAAAGCCCTAGTCAGGGTAGCAGCAATGAGGAA gaagaattggatttgtcAAGCACCTTTGTGTCCCAAGCCAGGCGCAAGGTCGGCGACAGGCCTCTAAATACCCGAAGAGATAAAGGGTTGAGCCCTGAGCCCCACAGCTGGAGTCGCCAAAGCCAGAGCCCACAGGAAGGGAGCAGGAGTCAGAGTCCTCAGCCAGAG GCACTCCCTGGATTACAGGCAGCTGCCTTAAGGCAGAGCCAAGAGTTAGCAG AGCTGGGTACAGCTGCAGCCTGGAGGGGCTTGTATCAGGAAGCTGTGCTCCTCTTCACGAAGGCTATAAAGCTCAACCCTCGGGATTACAG ACTCTTTGGGAATCGGTCGTTCTGCCATGAGCGGCTGGGCCAGCCTGGCTGGGCCCTGGGGGATGCAAGAGTTGCCCTCAACCTGCGACCACAATGGCCCCGGGGCCTGTTCCAGTTGGGCAAAGCTCTGGTGGGACTGCAG AGGTTCAAGGAAGCAGCTGATGTGTTCCGAGAGACGTTGGCCATGGATAAGTCCCAACCAGACGCTGTCCATGAACTCCAGCAGTGCCTCCTTCAGCTCAGTCTG CAGGAACATCAAGGGGGAATCCATGGTACAGCTTTGAAACCCAGGACCCCACAGCAGCTACCGCACTCAGAGGCTGGGGCCCAGGGGTTAATCCCTCTAAGTCATTCTGCCGCAGTATCCCCTCGGATCCAAGGCCTCCTGCCTCCTCCACGGTTCCCCTCTGCTCTCTGGCCTATCACCCAGACTCAGAGTGGTGGCTTCTGGTCCTCCCAGCTTCAGGATTTCGCCAAGGCAAGGGGCATTCTAGGACAGCCCCCACGCTTGCCTCCATCCAG ATTTGGTCCCCGACCGTTTGTCCTGCCGGTCCCAGTTCCAGTTTCATTACCTTCAGTTCAGCACCTTCAGTTGCCAAAAACCTG GAGCCTCTAG
- the LBX2 gene encoding transcription factor LBX2, with translation MRGGGGGGGRGGGGAKLAAGAAGTPWPWGPDMTSAQESGPPPAVSNKPLTPFSIADILGPPARPAPVPVPVPAQGPTSPLCALEELASKTFRRLDGSAPQAAEDRTALSPLSPRRVTRRRRKSRTAFTAQQVLELERRFVFQKYLAPAERDGLAARLGLANAQVITWFQNRRAKLKRDVEEMKADVASLRSLPPAALRRLSLSLPEPGSQPPADPEPGSDPEPELSEEEIQVDD, from the exons ATGCGcggaggaggtgggggaggaggaagaggaggcggTGGAGCGAAGCTGGCTGCCGGGGCGGCGGGGACCCCTTGGCCCTGGGGCCCCGACATGACCTCGGCCCAGGAGTCCGGGCCGCCGCCTGCAGTTTCCAATAAGCCGCTGACGCCCTTCAGCATAGCTGACATCCTGGGTCCGCCAGCTCGTCCGGCCCCGGTCCCAGTCCCCGTGCCGGCCCAGGGCCCTACTTCGCCTCTCTGCGCGCTGGAAGAGTTAGCCAGTAAGACCTTCCGCAGGCTCGACGGCAGTGCCCCGCAGGCAGCCGAAG ATCGGACCGCGCTGAGCCCGCTGAGCCCCAGGCGGGTGACCCGCAGGCGTCGGAAGTCGCGGACCGCGTTCACCGCGCAGCAGGTGCTGGAGCTGGAGAGGCGCTTCGTCTTCCAGAAGTACCTGGCTCCGGCCGAGCGGGACGGACTGGCAGCTCGGCTGGGCCTGGCCAATGCCCAAGTCATCACTTGGTTCCAAAACCGCCGGGCCAAGCTCAAGAGGGACGTGGAGGAGATGAAGGCGGACGTGGCCTCCCTGCGTTCCCTGCCGCCCGCAGCTCTCCGCCGCTTGAGCCTCTCTCTGCCCGAACCAGGCTCCCAGCCTCCGGCCGACCCGGAACCCGGCAGTGACCCTGAGCCTGAGCTTTCAGAGGAGGAGATCCAGGTAGACGATTGA
- the TTC31 gene encoding tetratricopeptide repeat protein 31 isoform X2 has protein sequence MAPVRKSDGRLHLACPIQEQPPPWDADPRFCREFGPEDYGDEDIVAFLRRLMARDPHGRHRIRMNGNSGRLQLWHYDPSLDDFYDEEEEEGEGEGEGARGRSKSQSTLCGFQKSLLCHPSRTWSSPSPSPPPRPWSSPSPPRSAFSRGRPPSPLGPSLLQLEMPQKLLVTEEEADRMAEELVAEEERAKRRAEKKRLKKKRQKERKRQERMEQESGVGKVIDGAAAAAGPAATGASSLTSSPQSPSQGSSNEEEELDLSSTFVSQARRKVGDRPLNTRRDKGLSPEPHSWSRQSQSPQEGSRSQSPQPEALPGLQAAALRQSQELAELGTAAAWRGLYQEAVLLFTKAIKLNPRDYRLFGNRSFCHERLGQPGWALGDARVALNLRPQWPRGLFQLGKALVGLQRFKEAADVFRETLAMDKSQPDAVHELQQCLLQLSLQEHQGGIHGTALKPRTPQQLPHSEAGAQGLIPLSHSAAVSPRIQGLLPPPRFPSALWPITQTQSGGFWSSQLQDFAKARGILGQPPRLPPSRFGPRPFVLPVPVPVSLPSVQHLQLPKTWSL, from the exons GACATAGTAGCTTTCCTTCGGAGGCTCATGGCACGTGACCCCCATGGCCGACACCGAATCCGAATGAATGGAAACAGTGGTAGACTGCAGCTGTGGCATTATG ACCCCAGCCTGGATGATTTctatgatgaggaggaggaagaaggggagggggaaggggaaggggccAGGGGTAGGAGTAAGAGTCAGAGTACCCTTTGTGGTTTCCAAAAGTCCCTTTTATGCCACCCCTCCAGAACTTGGTCCagtcccagccccagccccccaCCCCGGCCTTGGTCAAGCCCCAGCCCCCCACGATCAGCCTTTTCCCGTGGCCGTCCTCCCAGTCCTCTTGGCCCATCCCTGCTCCAACTGGAAATGCCCCAGAAGCTGCTGGTGACTGAGGAG GAAGCTGACCGCATGGCTGAGGAGCTTGTGGCTGAGGAGGAGCGAGCAAAGCGACGAGCAGAAAAGAAACGATTAAAGAAGAAG CGACAGAAGGAGCGGAAACGTCAGGAGCGAATGGAGCAGGAGAGTGGGGTGGGCAAG GTGATAGATGGGGCTGCAGCAGCAGCAGGCCCAGCAGCAACAGGGGCAAGCAGCCTTACCTCCAGCCCCCAAAGCCCTAGTCAGGGTAGCAGCAATGAGGAA gaagaattggatttgtcAAGCACCTTTGTGTCCCAAGCCAGGCGCAAGGTCGGCGACAGGCCTCTAAATACCCGAAGAGATAAAGGGTTGAGCCCTGAGCCCCACAGCTGGAGTCGCCAAAGCCAGAGCCCACAGGAAGGGAGCAGGAGTCAGAGTCCTCAGCCAGAG GCACTCCCTGGATTACAGGCAGCTGCCTTAAGGCAGAGCCAAGAGTTAGCAG AGCTGGGTACAGCTGCAGCCTGGAGGGGCTTGTATCAGGAAGCTGTGCTCCTCTTCACGAAGGCTATAAAGCTCAACCCTCGGGATTACAG ACTCTTTGGGAATCGGTCGTTCTGCCATGAGCGGCTGGGCCAGCCTGGCTGGGCCCTGGGGGATGCAAGAGTTGCCCTCAACCTGCGACCACAATGGCCCCGGGGCCTGTTCCAGTTGGGCAAAGCTCTGGTGGGACTGCAG AGGTTCAAGGAAGCAGCTGATGTGTTCCGAGAGACGTTGGCCATGGATAAGTCCCAACCAGACGCTGTCCATGAACTCCAGCAGTGCCTCCTTCAGCTCAGTCTG CAGGAACATCAAGGGGGAATCCATGGTACAGCTTTGAAACCCAGGACCCCACAGCAGCTACCGCACTCAGAGGCTGGGGCCCAGGGGTTAATCCCTCTAAGTCATTCTGCCGCAGTATCCCCTCGGATCCAAGGCCTCCTGCCTCCTCCACGGTTCCCCTCTGCTCTCTGGCCTATCACCCAGACTCAGAGTGGTGGCTTCTGGTCCTCCCAGCTTCAGGATTTCGCCAAGGCAAGGGGCATTCTAGGACAGCCCCCACGCTTGCCTCCATCCAG ATTTGGTCCCCGACCGTTTGTCCTGCCGGTCCCAGTTCCAGTTTCATTACCTTCAGTTCAGCACCTTCAGTTGCCAAAAACCTG GAGCCTCTAG
- the TLX2 gene encoding T-cell leukemia homeobox protein 2, translated as MDSVGLAPQTLQHHEPISFGIDQILSGPEPPGSGCLGPGPGRVGQTEGALYTGGYAGPSGYGPSCSLASLPGSHGGGSAGGVIRVPAHRPLPVPPPTGGPAAAPGTPGLGAGGGLSGLTFPWMDSGRRFAKDRLTAALSPFSGARRVGHPYQNRTPPKRKKPRTSFSRAQVLELERRFLRQKYLASAERAALAKALRMTDAQVKTWFQNRRTKWRRQTAEEREAERHRAGRLLLHLQQDALPRPLRPPLPPDPLCLHNSSLFALQNLQPWAEDNKVASVSGLASVV; from the exons ATGGATTCGGTCGGACTGGCACCGCAGACCCTCCAGCACCATGAACCCATCAGCTTCGGCATCGACCAGATCCTCAGCGGCCCCGAGCCCCCCGGCAGTGGCTGCCTTGGCCCAGGTCCCGGCCGCGTGGGGCAGACAGAGGGTGCTCTGTATACCGGCGGATACGCGGGGCCCTCCGGCTACGGACCCTCGTGCTCACTGGCTTCTCTTCCGGGGAGTCACGGCGGGGGGTCCGCCGGGGGCGTCATCCGCGTCCCCGCCCACCGGCCCCTCCCCGTGCCGCCCCCCACCGGGGGCCCGGCCGCAGCCCCGGGCACCCCCGGCCTAGGCGCTGGAGGCGGCCTATCGGGCCTTACCTTCCCTTGGATGGACAGCGGCCGCCGTTTTGCCAAGGACCGGCTCACAG ccgcGCTGTCCCCGTTCTCTGGGGCCCGCCGCGTGGGCCACCCTTACCAGAACAGGACTCCTCCTAAGCGAAAGAAGCCGCGCACGTCTTTCTCCCGGGCGCAGGTGCTCGAGCTCGAGCGGCGTTTCCTGCGCCAGAAGTACCTGGCCTCGGCCGAGAGAGCGGCGCTAGCCAAGGCCTTGCGCATGACGGACGCGCAGGTCAAGACGTGGTTCCAGAACCGGCGGACCAAATGGCG GAGGCAAACTGCCGAAGAGCGGGAGGCCGAGAGGCACCGCGCAGGGAGGCTGCTCCTGCACCTCCAGCAGGACGCTCTGCCCAGGCCACTGCGGCCGCCGCTGCCGCCCGACCCTCTGTGTCTCCACAACTCCTCACTGTTCGCGCTGCAGAATCTGCAACCCTGGGCTGAGGACAACAAGGTGGCATCCGTGTCTGGTCTCGCCTCCGTTGTGTGA
- the PCGF1 gene encoding polycomb group RING finger protein 1 isoform X2: protein MAIAMRLRNQLQSVYKMDPLRNEEEVRVKIKDLNEHIVCCLCAGYFVDATTITECLHTFCKSCIVKYLQTSKYCPMCNIKIHETQPLLNLKLDRVMQDIVYKLVPGLQDSEEKRIREFYQSRGLDRVTQPVGEEPAPGTFGLPFNSFDHSKAHYYRYDEQLSLCLEKLSSGKDKSKSILQHKFVRCSVRAEVRHLRRVLCRRLMLNPQHVQLLFDNEVLPDHMTMKQIWLSRWFGKPAPLLLHYSVKEKRR from the exons ATGGCGATCGCGATGCGGCTGCGGAACCAGCTTCAATCTGTGTACAAGATGGACCCGCTGCGGAACGAG GAGGAAGTCCGAGTGAAGATCAAGGACCTGAACGAGCACATCGTCTGCTGTCTGTGCGCCGGCTACTTTGTGGATGCCACGACCATCACGGAATGTCTGCACACCT TCTGTAAGAGTTGCATAGTGAAGTACCTGCAGACCAGCAAATACTGCCCCATGTGCAACATAAAGATTCACGAGACCCAGCCCCTGCTCAACCTCAAACTGGATCGGGTCATGCAGGACATCGTGTACAAGCTGGTCCCCGGCCTGCAGGACA GTGAAGAAAAAAGGATACGAGAATTCTATCAGTCTCGAGGCCTGGACCGAGTCACCCAACCCGTCGGGGAAG AACCAGCCCCGGGTACCTTTGGCCTCCCCTTCAACAGCTTTGACCATTCAAAAGCACACTATTACCGTTACGATGAGCAGCTCAGCCTATGCTTAGAAAAACTAAG CTCTggcaaagacaaaagtaaaagcaTTTTACAG CACAAGTTCGTTCGTTGTTCTGTCCGAGCCGAGGTTCGGCATCTCAGAAGGGTCCTATGTAGACGACTAATGCTGAACCCCCAACAT GTACAGCTCCTATTTGACAATGAAGTTCTCCCAGATCACATGACCATGAAACAGATTTGGCTGTCTCGATGGTTTGGCAAG CCTGCACCCCTGCTCCTGCATTACAgtgtgaaagaaaaaaggaggtag